Below is a window of Gimesia chilikensis DNA.
TGTGGTCTTCGATGGAAATCCCCGACTGGCTGGTTCGCTGGCTGATGTCGAGGTGATCGACGTGACCCCCACGACGCTGATCGGGAATATCATTACCCGCGAATACCAGCATCAGACCGGTGCATCGCTCCCTATCCTGCAGTAATCCGAACTACAGAACGCTGCGGAATGCATCTTCCAGTTGCGGATACTGGAACTGAAAGCCCGCTTCGGTCAGCTTTTTCGGGACCGCCCGGGCACTGGTCAGCATCAGTTCCTGTCCCATCTCGCCAAATGCGGTTTTGACGCCCCACGCAGGAACGGGCAGACAGGTCGGGCGTGACAGGACCTTCCCCAGTGTCTTCGTGAATTCCAGATTGGTAACTTCATCCGGGGCGACAAAGTTGACCGGCCCTGCCAGCTCACTGTGGTTCAGGCAGAACTGCAATGCGTTAATCACATCCGGCAGCGCGATCCAGCTCCAGTATTGTTTTCCCGAGCCGAGCCTGCCTCCGACACCCATTTTGAATGGCGTAAGCATCTGTCCCAGTGCCCCGCCCTTACGGTCGAGAATCATGCCGAATCGCATGTTGACGACACGGATGCCCGCATCCTGGGCTGGTTGCGTGGCCTGTTCCCACGCCTGACAGACATCGGCCAGAAACCCTTCTCCCCGCGGACTGGCCTCATCGAGTCTTTCCTCCCCCCGATCTCCGTAGAAGCCAACTGCGGAGGCGCATAAAAAGACGGACGGTTTCTGTTCCAGTGTCGCCAGCTGACTGGCCAGAAGAGACGTTGATTGAAAGCGGCTGTTGAAGATTTTCTGTTTTACTTCCGGCGACCAGCGTTTGCCGGCAATATTGACACCGCCCAGATGAACCACGACGTCTACACCATCAAATGCCTGTGGTTCCAGTTGTCCCTCTGCAGGATTCCACACGACCGAAGTCTGTTGTGTATCTGGTGACTGCTTGCGAACCAGGCGGACGATTTCGTAGTCGGGTTCCGCTTCGAGTCGTTGACATAACGCCGAACCGACCAGTCCGGAACTTCCTGAAATGAGAACTTTCATGAGAGTGTCTTTTCCAATCCCTGGGGAAACGCTACTATAAAATATTGAGTGCGCAAAGCTTGCACTGCCTGTCTTTATTGTAGCCTGCCCCCGGTAAGAGACCATCATGGATCGTTCACAAATTCGAAAGATGCTGCTGCAGACGTTTGAAGATTTTCAGATGTCCCGCAGTGAACGTTCCGCTTTGAATCAGATTTTTGATCATTTGAACCTCTCAGACCACCATCTGGCTCTCATCCGTGCTGAGGCGTTTCAGATCTTCAAGGATCAGCAACCGGTCCCCGGCATGCGTGAAAAAAGCCTCGGCTGGCTGGAAGACGTGATGAAGATCCTGTCGCGACCGGCCAGTGAAGAATCTGCCATGAAGTCGGAAGCCTGGTTCAGCCCACACGATGAATGTGCCCATCGCATCTGCAGAATGATTGACTCAGCGACTCGTCAGATCGATATCTGTGTCTTTACGATTACCGATGACCGTGTTTCCGAGGCGATACAGGAAGCGCACCGCCGCAGTGTCTCGGTGCGTATCATCTCCGATGATGAGAAATCCTTTGATCCCGGTTCCGACATCGACCGTCTCTCGCGTGCCGGGATTCCGGTTCGCATTGACCGCAGCCAGTATCATATGCATCATAAGTTTGCACTCTTTGATTCGAAATACGTACTGACCGGCAGCTACAACTGGACCCGGAGTGCGTCTGAAAAAAACGAAGAGAATTTTATCATTACCAGCGATCCAGCGTTGCTGTTTCGTTTTGAATCCGAGTTTGAAAAGTTGTGGAACCGCTACGAAAACTGAAGATGTTTACGCCCTGAATAGTGCCTACGATCAGAGAGAAAGCTCAACCATGAACGTGCTCAACCTGCTCCGCTATCTGCTTCCGTTATTTCTGGTTCTGATTTCTGGAAACCATTCTCTTCAGGCTGAAAAGAGCCAGGCACGTCCCAATGTGCTGGTGATCCTGGTAGACGATCTGGGATATGGCGATCTCAGCAGCTATGGTGCTACAGA
It encodes the following:
- a CDS encoding phospholipase D-like domain-containing protein, which produces MDRSQIRKMLLQTFEDFQMSRSERSALNQIFDHLNLSDHHLALIRAEAFQIFKDQQPVPGMREKSLGWLEDVMKILSRPASEESAMKSEAWFSPHDECAHRICRMIDSATRQIDICVFTITDDRVSEAIQEAHRRSVSVRIISDDEKSFDPGSDIDRLSRAGIPVRIDRSQYHMHHKFALFDSKYVLTGSYNWTRSASEKNEENFIITSDPALLFRFESEFEKLWNRYEN
- a CDS encoding TIGR01777 family oxidoreductase translates to MKVLISGSSGLVGSALCQRLEAEPDYEIVRLVRKQSPDTQQTSVVWNPAEGQLEPQAFDGVDVVVHLGGVNIAGKRWSPEVKQKIFNSRFQSTSLLASQLATLEQKPSVFLCASAVGFYGDRGEERLDEASPRGEGFLADVCQAWEQATQPAQDAGIRVVNMRFGMILDRKGGALGQMLTPFKMGVGGRLGSGKQYWSWIALPDVINALQFCLNHSELAGPVNFVAPDEVTNLEFTKTLGKVLSRPTCLPVPAWGVKTAFGEMGQELMLTSARAVPKKLTEAGFQFQYPQLEDAFRSVL